The genomic window aatttgtattagaTTTGAGTCATTCTGAAATTGCTATAAGGTTTTCACTCTGACTTTCAATTTCTGTATCTACCTTGTCACAGACTCAAATGACAATGTAACAATAACTTTGCACGGCATTTTCACcagttttgttcattttcaaaCACCTTTggagtattctttttttaaatatttatttattattatgtatacagtattctgtctgtgtgtatgcctgaaggccagaagaccagacctcattacagatgattgtgagccaccatgtgattgctgggaattgaactcaggacctttggaagaacaggcagtgctcttaaccgctgagccatctctccagccccacctttgCAGTATTCTCATCATCTTCATTAATTTGAGAAAACAGGACACCAACGACCAAACAAATTGACAAAAAGGCCTGACTCCCCAGACCCCACCCCGCCTACATTCACTCCAACACATGGCTCAGGGAGAGCATCTGCGGACTGAGCAGACGCAGGTGCCGAAGAGTCAAGAGTGGCAGTCTGGATGCCGCCATCTGCCATCCGGGACCTGTTACTCCACAGCCTTCCCTGGTTCTGCTTGCTTCCTCTTCCCTCAGAGCACTTCCTAACCTGCTCttactttctctctcctccttagCACTCACCACCAGCTGCTCTCTGTGCTGTTGTCCCCACTGGACTGCGGGTCCGTGAAAGGGTTCTGTCTCTTGGTCATTCCTACATCATCCCTAGAGCCAAGACGGTAACTGACAAAAGTAACTGCTAAATGAGTTTCACCCAGCATTCAGCAAGTTGAGTCAGCATGCCACTCAGTTGAGCCATGTTGGGCTCAGGGGACACTGGAGCAAAAGTTGGTCATAACTGGCATGCAACTCTACTTCTAGTAACCCTCTGACTTGGAGAAAAATACGAACACTACAGGTGTGAGAACTCTAAATGTATGAATCAAAGTCACACGCCTTGAGTGTGAGGGAAGGCTACTGGATGGGGGTTGGGCTCACAGTTACAACATACCTGCAGTTACCTTACACGGAGAGACCCCGTGATAAGTCAGTCTGCACAAGGTACAGAAGGCAAAATTGCAGCTGGAGCAGATAGCCATGGTACCGCCAGGCTCCTGCATCACAGGGAGCTGGCAGCAAGGACGGGGGCAGTACACCACATCTGCCATTAGATCCAAGGTAGACTGGAGGAGGAGGCGGTCATAACGGGCAAACAAGTCTGCTTCTACCAGCTCTTTGACCTGAGAGGAAATACAGAGCACCATAGTTAATCATTTCTCAACTAGTTCTGCTCCTGAGAAGAATCTTAGGTCGCTGATATAAAATAGATAGGTGCACAATTCAAACCTCTATTCTGATTTCAGAATCAAAGCAGGTTTGGTAATAGTTTATacccttttcattttttgagcAAGGGGTGGGGCATGATTGGGACAGGCTTTCCTATGTCGTCCACTGACTGAATTttcagcaatccccctgcctcagcctcctatgtCTTGCTCTAACAGTCTATATCCCAACTGAAGCGGTGGTTGCATGGGTCCACAtggcagctgggcatggtgtgtTGACGTATTCGGTTGGTacgataaataaccagaccagctcaagaacaacagatataatttaataattgaaaaagggAACTCACGTTACAAGAGTGTAAAGTCCAAATCCAAAATGGTCCGGTGAGTACCGCGTAGAGAGTGCGTGTGCCTACCTACCCTGGTTCTTCTACCTGGGCTACAGGCGGCCACACCCTagccagatgtgattggttgagcttccccatcatcagTGGTACGTGCTTtcagtcccagaactcaggaggcaagtagatctctgagttcaaggccaacctggtctacagagtgagttccaagacagccaaggttacagagaaaccctgtcttgttttgcaagacagggttggagagatggttaagtggTTATGAGTAatggtttctcttccagaggacttggattcaaattccagcacccacacagcagatcACAGTggtctgtaacttcaattctaggggatctgataccctcatatagaacatgcaggcaaagcaccaatacaaatgaaataaaattaaaagacagaacagaaatctgtatgtgtgtatatgtgcatatgcccACAAACAATTGTGCAGGTTAAAAGACAACCTGAggaaattggttctctccttcaaccatgtgTGTCCTaaaggtcaaactcaggtcatcaggtttctGGCAGGTTTCTTTACCTAAtgggccatctcactgaccctggttttgatttttgagatggaTCTCACACAGCCCAAATaagctttgaacttgctatacaGTCAAGGAAGATACTGACTACCTGATCTTCCTACTAgaagtactggggttacaggtgggcGCTGTACCCACTTTGTAGCCTTCTTTTTTAAggcgggggggggaggagggttcAAGACGgagtatctctgtagctttggagcctgtcctggaactcactctgaagaccatgctggcctagaactcacagagatccaccattctctgcctcctgagttctgggattaaagatgtgcgacCACCCGGCTAGCATTCTTAATAGATATAATGAGGACTTGTAGACTGCACCCAAGGACTTGGTCTATCCCATGAGTACTATCAAGAAAGTTTCTGAGGGTGGGGGTTTGGCTTAGTGGGAGAGGGCTTGCCGAGCATGTGTGAGAACTGGGAATTGATTCTCAACACTGCAAGATAAATACACTAATTATGAATTAATTAGAATTCCTGTGGTGAGTGTAGTGGCATACACCTACCATCCCAGTATTTGAGAAGTCAAGaaaggaggatcatgagtttgagtccagtctgaGCTATAAAGGAAGATCCTAtcttaaaaggaaacaaaagaactaGGAAGCCATGCGGCATCAACAGAGTGACAATACCTGACCAGGAGTAGCCACTGAAGAGCACTTTGGTTCTGGACAATTGAGGCATTTAACCTGGCCATCTTTGATCTGGATTTCAAAGTAGTCCTTCAGACAGGCTTTGCAGTACACGTGTCTACACTCCAAGAAGTGCATGCACTCACTCCCCAGCTTCTCGCAGAAACAGATATTGCACAAGAACAATTTACTATTGAAGCTCTTCATCTGCTGAGCTTGATTGAAGTCCAAGATTTCCTGGATCAGACTCGACAATGATTCTACATCCTGCACAGCTCTCTCATCCACCATTTCTTCTTGGTCTACATCAGACCCCGTAGCTCCTCCAAAGCCTATCTCTGTGCTGGAAGAGGCCTGAGCTGTCGTCCTTCTCGGAACTTTTTTCTGAGACCCCATTTTGAGCTCAAAAGGAGAGACAATATTCAGGTAGGTGAGGGTCTCCTCCTTAAGAAACTGCATCCAGGCAAAGAGCACCACACTGCCTCGGTGTTCTTCCCACAGGTTGTCTAGGTGCTTGCAGAGAGCAGAGAGCTAGGAGAAAGCACACAAGGATGCTGAGTTGGGAAAGATGACGATCTTCCTAAGGCTCTTTGAAAGTTATGTTAGTATAGCCTCCTGACACTACTTTTTCTCACTCCCAAAACAGCAGCAACATTCTCACCAAATCATTTCTTAAACTGTTCAGTGATAGAGGCCAGAGTTAAACATAAAGTCAGAATCTAAATAGATTAGTACGAAAACAACAGAAACGTAAAATGCTGTAAGATACAGAACCAAATTGCTACTTAAGCTACGAAAACAGCACTTTAActtcactctgtattagaaaGGAATGTAGTTCTAATAGGAACTGGTTCTCTTTGGCGGTGatagtgcactcctttaatcccagcaggtaggctggcggatctctgtgagtttgagaccaggctggtctacagagctagttgcaggacagccatGAACTGTTTCTCTTTGGGAGCCCTACCTTTCCTTGCAGGCGATCTAGAATTGTAATTAGAAAAAGGATGGTATATAGAAGTCATCCAGGCCCTGTAAGAGTCTCATAGCCCTTGTTTCTGGGTAGTAAAATTTGATGATTACCTGTGTTCTCTTCTCCCATACCCTTTCTGTTCCTCTTTTGGATTAACTGTACTTCCTATAACAAATCTGTCCAACAGAAATTTGTGAGGCACATATGAAATAGTAAATAggctgaaacaaaaagaaaaataaatgaaactaaaaGTGTCATTCAAAGCTGGGGACACAACTcaatggtaaagtgcttgcttaccTAGTCCATAagaaatgacaaaacaaaaacatccaagAAAGGACAGCAATTTcaacacacagtgctgggaaaatTGGATATTCATACTCAAAGTGCCCAACTAAATGCATACCCCCAACACATTACACACCGGTTACAAAATCACCTCAAAACTGATGAAGCGTTTTATCAAACTGAACAGCTTCTGTAGAGCAGAGGAAAAACTGAGTGCAAGGACAACCTACCAGAAAAGAGTCACAGGAATAGACAACTGACAAGGGCTTAATGTTTAGGATACATGACAAACTTCAAAAAGCACAAATCCCAAAGTctgattcttttttccttttggcagtactgaggatggaactcagggcagaTGCTCTAACATAAGCTGGAGTTCTTAGCCtgccttttactttttattctgagacagggcctaAGTTGCCCACgtttgcctacacacacacacacacacattcatggctgggcatggtggcacacgcctataattccagcactaaagaAGTTCTagtaggtctctgagtttgaggtgaatctggtctacaatgcaagttccaggacagccagggttacacagagaaaccttgtcttgaaagcaacaagaaatatgtatttattttgtatgtagtTGTGTGTAGATATGAACATGGACATGCCATGGCctatatgtggaagtcagaggactaagttctctcctaccatgtaggttccagggatcaaactcaggtcattaggcttggtggcaagtgtccctgtccactgagccattttacaGGTCAGCTCTTGAACCTTTAAggttcctgtctcagcctcccgaaGAGATGGAATCAAAGGCTACTGCTGGTTCAAACAATCTAACATTTAAGTAGGCAGATGAGGGCCCAGGGTATTGCTCAATGGCAGAACACATACTTAGcaggcacaaggccctgggtttaatccccagtaccACTCTCAATAGATACACACAAGGGCAAGACCTAACAGACAGTTCTTAAAAGAAgacacacagggctggagagatggctcagtggttaagggcattgcctgttcttccaaaggtcctgagttcaattcccggcaaccacatggtggctcacaaccatctgtaatgaggtctggtgccctcttctgacctgcaggtatacacgcagacagaatattaaatataaataaataaatatgcaaactAGGGtgtagtagtggtgcacgcctttaatcccagcactcaggaaggcaggtggatctctgtgagtttgagcccagcctggtctacagagcaagtttcaggacagactacAAAAAACCAACCAGACAAAAAAGAAGACATGCACTTGGCAGGCAAAGTTCATGATAATGAGCGGTGTCACCAATCAGGGTGATGTAAAACCCAGACACCTCACATTAGTACGAATGGCTATCAAGAAATGCTAGCAAGGATGTCGAAAAGGGAACTCTTGGCAaactgttggtgggaatgtaaaacTGTGGGGAAATAGGACACAGTTTCCTCAAAAGaatcaaaaccacaaaaccagccaagccgtggtggtgcatgcctttaatcacagcaccacttgggaggcagaggcaggaggatctctgtgagtttgagttctaggataggctccaaagctacagagaaccctgtctcaaaaatcaaaaaaaaaaaaaaaatcaaaaccagaacTACATTATCCAGCAACCCCACTGCCCAATATTATCTATAGAAAATGAGATTATGTGTATCGCAGAGCTATTCATTATTGCCAAGGAAGGAAACAAACATCCATCAACAGCGGGGTAGATAACAATGAAATACTATCCATCTATAAAAGAGAATAAACTCCTCTTATTGTAACAACATGGATGAACTTGGGAATCACTGTGTTAAAGAGCTAGGCTCAGAAACACAAGCACTGAGTGGTTTTGTTAGGATATAGAATATAAAAAAGTTGGCTGGGTGCATGTCTTtgatgcacttgggaggcaggtggatctctgagtgtgaggccagcctggtctacatagagcatttcaggacagccaaagcttcacagagaaatcctgtcttgaaaaaaaaattaaaaataaataaaacaaacaaacaaaagagttaaCCTCAGCTAGGCaaggtgggacacacctttaagcAGAGACTGAGGGCAGCTGGAGGTACATGAAATCCTgtcattgttctctttttttttaaaggggtggggagctggagagataactcagcagttagagcactggctgctcttccagaggacccaggtttgtgcTGGTGATATAGTGGTGAGAATAGCTGCcttctagaagacccaggttcaattcccaaaacccacatggtagctcacaaccatctgtaatgccagttctGGGGTAccccaatgctctcttctgtcctctatgggcactgcatacatgtgatacacagacagacatgtaggcaaaacacttatacaaataacaaaaccaaaagtaaacACAAAAACAGTTCATTTTACAGAGGTGGGACTGGGAAGTGAGAGATGGAGTAAAACTGACCAATGCTTACAAAGTCAGTTTCGGGAACAAGAAGTCCCACCTGCACatagtagagatggaggaaaaCTGACCAGCGCATACTAAGTCACAATTACAGGACCAAGAAGTCCCATGCGCATATAGTAGAGATGGAGAACTGACCAGTGCTTAGTATGTCACAGTTATGGGAACAAGAAGTCACATGTGCACATAGCAGGGATGGAGGGAAACTGACCAGTGTTTACCAAGTCACAGTTACAACAAGTCCCATGTGCACATAGTAGGGAGTCATTGGTAATAACGTGATAGCACAGGCTTGAAATCCTAACACCTGAGAGGTAGAAACACAGCAATTGTAAAGTTAAGGCCAGCTCCAGCTACACAGTGCTTGAGGACAACCCAGACTACACAAGTCCCTGACTAAAAACACCAACCAAAGCCACTGTACACTTCAAAAAGCTAGAAGGGGGAAAAAGCCTAAAGAAGGGATTTTGAGTGATtttactataaataaataataaaatgcttgCAAAGACAAACACACTTATGAAAACAGTAAAAACATTGGTTGTCCAATCTTAAAAAACATAAACGTACACATGTATCAAAATATCATACAACCCCCTAAACATATACAAGTTGTATTATCTACTGAGTTGAAATAAACTTTAGCAAACTAAGTATGTTAGTGCATACCTatgagcccagcacttgggaggcagagcagagggatcagagttcaaggccatcctcagctatataatgAGCTAAAAACAACCTAAActatgggagaccctgtctcaaaattctcTAGAACTGTGAGAATGAAAATGACACTCAAAGTCTGAAAATTAACTCTTCCAGTCCCATCAAAGAGCCAAGAGAGCTGAAATAGTAATTTGTATAATTAAACCTGAGTTCTTTTTTCCCACATTTGCAATAAGCTTTTTTCCTTTCAGGCAGGGGATTGGATCCAGGGCTCCAGCATTCAGCAGATCCCCAGCCAACAGGCTCACAGCATTCTTTTTACTAAGAAATCTGGATGATAGAGGGAAACAGACTGACACTGCCCTGGACATTCATTACAGGCCCTCCACACACGTGGCTGCCACAAAGAAAGCTCTCACTTCTAAACTAAGCCAGCTAAGTTAAACTATTTTGACCTTTCCATTTAAAAGTGGTCTATTTCATTAGAAAGTGGAATATAAGATGATTTCccattagaaatataaatatttctaacTGGAGCTCAGGAATtataagctttttcttttttcaggtaAACACCTAAAAACAAGCCTTCCAGATGGCAAGCAAATTTTGTAAATTAAATCCCAATGAAAAAATACCATTTTCTGTTCCTTGCTCTGTGTGGTGCTTCTGACAGTTCTGCGGAAGCACTTACCTAAATACTGACAACTAAAGCTTTTACAGATTTGCTTGGAGCTTATAATATGAAACACACTTTTTGAGGATCTACTAAAACACGTAAAATGCAACAAACGTTTacttttgggggttttgttttatgtgtatgagtgctctgcctgcatggatGTATGTCCTAGTGCCCACTaggtcagaaggcatcagattccctgaagctggagcatatggttgtgagttgccatgtgggtgctaggaattgaactgggtcctctgcaagagcaacagtgttcttaaccactgagtcatctctccagccccaaagcgGGTAACTATTTAAAAGGAAAGTTCTGCATGCTGTGTAAATGGAGTCTGATAAAGACgcattctcttccttccttccttctccagtcCTGTTTCAGAAAAGGCATACATATAAATGTGAAGTAGGGAACAGAGGGAACAAACAGAGATATGTATACTGGGGACTACAGAAAAGTCCTACATAATCAGAAACACTTTCTGATTCTACTACCCACCCCAATTCAGTGAATGACAGACCCGTGTGTCAATTTCATGATTAGTAGGTGAAATTCTTAATGTCAAGACTCAGGGTATAGACACAAAGATTGAACTAAGAAATACAACCAATTAAATCATTAATTCTCTGTGAGatttatttgaaaaagaattctACTATAATTTTATCTAAATTCAAAAAGTGACAAACCCTTCCCTACAGCGCTCCCAAAGCTAGCATTAAGTAGAAACTAGAATCTGAAAGTACATCATGCATCCAATTAATCTATCCCTTTTTGTGCATGTTTGGCGGAAGCACATGAAGGTATGCAGAGTATCAATAACTCTATGGAACTATATAAGGGTCTATCTACCTAAAGAACTAGCCATCCATCAGTGATCTAAACGTCACTCACGGCAGCCTCAACAGGTAATGCACTCCTCACACCTACTGCTCCCCGTACAGTTATAATGTCTTTCCCTTAAAATTTAACTTCCCTTTTAAGCTGTAATCTTAATTCTTGTAAAGGTACCTTTATGCAAAAGATTAGATG from Microtus pennsylvanicus isolate mMicPen1 chromosome 4, mMicPen1.hap1, whole genome shotgun sequence includes these protein-coding regions:
- the Rnf14 gene encoding E3 ubiquitin-protein ligase RNF14 isoform X3 — encoded protein: MQFLKEETLTYLNIVSPFELKMGSQKKVPRRTTAQASSSTEIGFGGATGSDVDQEEMVDERAVQDVESLSSLIQEILDFNQAQQMKSFNSKLFLCNICFCEKLGSECMHFLECRHVYCKACLKDYFEIQIKDGQVKCLNCPEPKCSSVATPGQVKELVEADLFARYDRLLLQSTLDLMADVVYCPRPCCQLPVMQEPGGTMAICSSCNFAFCTLCRLTYHGVSPCKVTAEKLIDLRNEYLQADEATKRFLEQRYGKRVIQKALEEMESKDWLEKNSKSCPCCGTPIQKLDGCNKMTCTGCMQYFCWICMGSLSRANPYKHFNDPESPCFNRLFHAVDVNGDVWEDEIED
- the Rnf14 gene encoding E3 ubiquitin-protein ligase RNF14 isoform X2 produces the protein MSSEDLEAQEDELLALASIYDADEFRKAESVQGGETRIHLDLPQNFKIFVSGNSNECLQNSGFEYTICFLPPLVLNFELPPDYPSSSPPSFTLSGKWLSPTQLSALCKHLDNLWEEHRGSVVLFAWMQFLKEETLTYLNIVSPFELKMGSQKKVPRRTTAQASSSTEIGFGGATGSDVDQEEMVDERAVQDVESLSSLIQEILDFNQAQQMKSFNSKLFLCNICFCEKLGSECMHFLECRHVYCKACLKDYFEIQIKDGQVKCLNCPEPKCSSVATPGQVKELVEADLFARYDRLLLQSTLDLMADVVYCPRPCCQLPVMQEPGGTMAICSSCNFAFCTLCRLTYHGVSPCKVTAEKLIDLRNEYLQADEATKRFLEQRYGKRVIQKALEEMESKDWLEKNSKSCPCCGTPIQGPASKYNIQGKFPLFFLFSFFPSFLPSFLFFFFLRQGFFV
- the Rnf14 gene encoding E3 ubiquitin-protein ligase RNF14 isoform X1, encoding MSSEDLEAQEDELLALASIYDADEFRKAESVQGGETRIHLDLPQNFKIFVSGNSNECLQNSGFEYTICFLPPLVLNFELPPDYPSSSPPSFTLSGKWLSPTQLSALCKHLDNLWEEHRGSVVLFAWMQFLKEETLTYLNIVSPFELKMGSQKKVPRRTTAQASSSTEIGFGGATGSDVDQEEMVDERAVQDVESLSSLIQEILDFNQAQQMKSFNSKLFLCNICFCEKLGSECMHFLECRHVYCKACLKDYFEIQIKDGQVKCLNCPEPKCSSVATPGQVKELVEADLFARYDRLLLQSTLDLMADVVYCPRPCCQLPVMQEPGGTMAICSSCNFAFCTLCRLTYHGVSPCKVTAEKLIDLRNEYLQADEATKRFLEQRYGKRVIQKALEEMESKDWLEKNSKSCPCCGTPIQKLDGCNKMTCTGCMQYFCWICMGSLSRANPYKHFNDPESPCFNRLFHAVDVNGDVWEDEIED